The DNA window CGCCGACGAGGGCGAGGGCGATGGTGCCCGGGGCGGGGATGATCTCCGCGCTGACGAGCGTGGGAACGCCACTGAAGCTCTTGGTCATGAACTCGCTGGCGGAGGAGATGAAGAGCTGGACGAGCGCGCCCTCGAAGGGAGCGATCGGGCCCTGGAAGTTGGTGCTGAAGACGCCGGCGGTGGAGCCGTTGAACTTGGCGTCGCCGGAGTTGTCGTTGATGAGGACGTTGCTGAGCTGTCCATTGAAGAAGACGGTGCCGAACGCGCCCTTGATCCAGGTACCCTCGACGAGGCCGGTGATGGTGTCGCCGTTGGCATCGGTGACGGTGAACGAGCCTTTGCCGTCGGCGGTCGAGCCGTTGTTGTTCGTGACGTCGATGGTGAGGGTGTAGTCGGCGGAGTCGAAGCCGTGGAAGCCGGCGTTGAACTGCGCCGTCCCGCCCGCGCCCGTCAGCCGGGTCACGTCGCCCGAGGTGAGCGAGCCGGCCTTTGCGTTGAAGATCGCGGTGCCCGCGTCATACGACCCGTCGAGGTCGCTGTAGGTGTACGAGAGGATCGCGTCCGCCGAAGCGACGCCCGCCAGCCCCAGCGCGGCAACCGCGCCCAGTCCGATGCACACACGGTTCATTTCTGGTTCTCTCCTGTTTGAATCTTTCAACCCAACGGTCAGTGGACAAACACACACACGAAACCGCGGGAGTTCCCGGCCGACCCCGCATCCGCCCGAACCGGGCAGAAGCCTCCTCGGGGCCTCCGGCATCTCTCCCTTCGACGGGGGTACTGTACCAGTTTCACACCCGGTTTCAAGAGGCATCCCACGAATTGGCCAGTGAGAATCGCCGGCCGTGACTCGGACAGTCCGATACGCACACTCGAAACCATCCACTGATGCAAAACGCCCCTTATGGGGCGTTTTGTGGGTGTCTGTACGGGTATGCGTGAGGCGACTCAGCGTCTGCGGCGAGTCGCGACGAATCCGAGACCAGTGCCGACGAGGGCGAGCACCCCCGGAGCAGGGATGACCACGAAGACGCCAGTGCCGGCGGCCGAGTCGTTCGCTGTCAGGGTGAACTTCCACTCCGCGAACATCTCGGAAGCTGGACCACCGAGGGCGATGAAGTTGCCCGCGCCGGCCGGGTACTCGTCAGAGTCGGAGTTGGTTCCCCAAGCGTCCGGCTCAACGAGCGGGCCGGAGATGAGGGAGGCGAAGGCGGTCCCGAAGTTGTAGCTGGTGTGGTACATGGTGCCGCCGGGCATCAGCCCCTTCACGGAGGCCCCGTTGCCGTCGCCGTCGGTCACGGTCATCCCCGCGGACGCGCGTGCGAAGGGATTGCTGATGGTCGGGAAGCCAAGCGACCCGATGGTGATGGTGAAGGTGGTGTCAACCGCACCGGCCTGGACGGAGAAGCCGCCGCTGAGCACGGGATCGTGCTCGATGTAGGACGACCCTTGGACGAGGCGTGCGATGAGACTGCCGTTGTTGGGGTCGACGAAATCGATGGCGGAGGGGAGCATCCAGAACCACGCGTCCTCGGAGACCCACTCCCCGTCTTCGAGCGAGACCTTGTAGGTCGCCTCGCCCAGCGAACTGGTGGCCTTGAAGATGAGCGGTGGGTTTGAAATGTCGGCGAGGGCCGGAGCGGCGAGCGCCAGGCAGAGGCCCCCCGCGACGAGAACTCGAACGAGCCGAGGCTCCGCCTCAATGCGAACGTTCATGCTTCAACCTCTCCTCTGTGGACTGTTGCAAACCCGGGAGGACTGCCACGCCCTTCCGGCGGGACTGCGCGAAATGACCGATCAGCGACGGCGACGGATCGCGGCCAGGCCGCTCAGGCCGAGGAGGGCCAGGGAGGCTGGAGCCGGGATGATGGTGTAGACGCTGGTGCCGCTGGCCAGGTCGAATGCGGTGAGTGTGAAGGCCCAGCGAGAGCTCATATCGAAGACGCCGCCACCGATGTTGGCGAACCCACCGCCGCCGGGGAACTCGTCGGACATCGTGTCGCTGGAGAAGGCCCCCGCGGAGAAGCTGCTGTTGAGGAGCGAGGCGAACTGGGTGC is part of the Synechococcales cyanobacterium CNB genome and encodes:
- a CDS encoding PEP-CTERM sorting domain-containing protein (PEP-CTERM proteins occur, often in large numbers, in the proteomes of bacteria that also encode an exosortase, a predicted intramembrane cysteine proteinase. The presence of a PEP-CTERM domain at a protein's C-terminus predicts cleavage within the sorting domain, followed by covalent anchoring to some some component of the (usually Gram-negative) cell surface. Many PEP-CTERM proteins exhibit an unusual sequence composition that includes large numbers of potential glycosylation sites. Expression of one such protein has been shown restore the ability of a bacterium to form floc, a type of biofilm.), producing MNVRIEAEPRLVRVLVAGGLCLALAAPALADISNPPLIFKATSSLGEATYKVSLEDGEWVSEDAWFWMLPSAIDFVDPNNGSLIARLVQGSSYIEHDPVLSGGFSVQAGAVDTTFTITIGSLGFPTISNPFARASAGMTVTDGDGNGASVKGLMPGGTMYHTSYNFGTAFASLISGPLVEPDAWGTNSDSDEYPAGAGNFIALGGPASEMFAEWKFTLTANDSAAGTGVFVVIPAPGVLALVGTGLGFVATRRRR